The genomic window cattttcataagATATTTCTAATGTTTGAGGGATTTCAGGATGGTCTGCACTTATGAATAGAAAACGCCTGAATGTTTGAATATGGTTTAGGTTCGGATTGTTAAATCCAGCAGAGATATTGTATATGCTTGATAGCGGTTTTATGCCTAGTGATTCCAGTTTATTTAAGATAATGTTATTCGGCATCGTAGGTAGTACCCATAGAACTAAACGATGAGATGGTGTGACGTagctttttattgttataattgtattgtttattttaattgattttatattttccgttAGATGGTTCGCGTCTTGTTTGGATTTCAGATATATACATATTCGGTTTCCTGATATTCtggaaatgtataatattttgttgggGTTTATATGTTGGCTTAGTACGTTTATATACTCTTCTAAAGGTGTATTCTCAATTGCATTAATTACAATAGCTTGATCTTTTTTTGGATAAGtggggataaaattttttgatacggtCCTGgcgtatgatattttattttgtgatgttgtttGTTGATTATTCATGGTGGATGTTGTTGATGTAGATTGGGTGTTTGTTTGGATATGATTAGACATTATGGAGATGaatgcaatatatatattttttacacgaTATTAATATTAGATCTTTCACATATGTCTTTCTACTCACCATTGGTGAGCAGAATGTGTTAGTTGAACTCAAACtagtattttaagtatttattttagttgtataaaaatatgtttttaataattaataattttgattgttatgtcactttgatttatttatttcacaaatagATGTTAACTCTAATAAGGTTGAAACTAGTCTCCCttgtcaaaatttgatttacagAAAACGTAATTAGGAGAGAAAGTTTAgtacctaaaatttatttttacaacttattataaatattttacttatattaagTTTTCGAGAAAGAATATATagcttaatttttgataattattttcttatttaacgataaagctTTAAgcttgaatttaataaaaataaaaattgttcaaaaaacataaaaatatgagCATTTAAAAATGgcctattattttatgtttttataaagtatGTCAGTAGTAGTGTAGAAACGAGACACAGTatatcacaaaatattatatttcgattttcagagtgaaaacaaaaactttctatcagaaagtgAATGAAATGTAATGTGTATGATTTGATGTACATTTTACAggcttttctattttattttgcctatctaaaatacttaatttaataatccttattaaatgtatatagCGCTTTTATGATAaggtattagtttaaaattatattgaatagtATTCATTACaacaattttacatattttaaacacaGTTGTTACATTTTAGGTTTTACGTTTTAATCACTAACATaaatctataatattatattatttcaagtgCATGTATTTTTTGCATATTGTTGCTACTACAATTGGGGCCtagaaagaattaaatttttttatgaaaatataaacatcCGTTGTTTTTTGAAACCACGAATTGAGAActtgcatgttttttattttattttttttggaattttaataaaaattactaaaaaaagattgttttttcatgtaattttacaattgaaaatggtttttccaaaccacacggagaaatgataaaataatacgcagaatgataaatggtttgtttctatatatgctttcaatatattataacgtaattttccatagaaacaagttgaaaattgtgaatttagtgtGATTCCGATTGACTCACTGTCTTAACGGatgtaaatacgtcactacctttttttttttttttttattcaaaaatattactattttttattaataaataataattaataaaaaaatggaattattaatttaacaaaaaaaaaattacttttacatattttaaataaattattcttgcATTTATGTACGAATTTGTGACCaataaaattaatgcaagttctctattaTGCGATTTATATCcctaaaaactattttactgAATTCGATTTAGCGATtcgtcaaataaaaattctttttatatacacaataaaaataaagtaaaatagatTGAAAACAGTTGACCCagttcaaaaatatatgtatttataaagagaCAATGGCTTTTTTTATTGTAGTTATTAAGGAGCTTAATTGTTATCAATAATTTCGGGAACAATTTTCAATATGGTCGAATTTCGACCAGTGGAGTAGCACTATAGTAcccaattttaaatgaaacacttttattattaacatccTTAATGAATTATACCTACCTTTTGATGTCGACGAAAATATTAACTCGATTTCTACCTATTGCACATTAAATTTTGCGATTTATTCGTATCGAATCGGCTAAACATAATTTTAGTTTCTGATTCATTCTTTTTGGAAAATACTAAAAAGTTTGGATCCAtcgaaattaaagtttttttcctaactttctttttttaccattttttaatttactctaAACCTACGATTAGAGTTAATTTCTAAAATGTACTGATAACGTTATATTTTGAAACCGACAGACGATACGTTCCAATAAATCTGACTTTCGTAATTGTTGGGTCAATATTAAAGTttagaaaacttattttcatcagaattaaaaacaattatttttcaaatggttcaTCTAAATTCTTAAGGAAAATTTccccaatataaaaaaaattcaaagtgcTTCCTTCCTAAAACAAAATTCCTATTACAAATGACACGCAATGCCCTCTGTAATAAGACTAACGTACCATTATTCACAGCGCCAGTTGCTAGTGATATtatgacatttactatttcaaCTAGAATCACAAAACAGCATCTAAGTGTTTTAGGTACAGATGGCGAGTTAATCAAtccaaaaataagatttttaatataaattaactttattaattattacaaataaaatcaaacattctaattacaataaaaattacataagctaacacttaaatatatttaaaaattacatcttTTTTATCTGCAACTGTTTGTAGTTCTAATTTAACTGGACATTGAAGCCAATTTGATAACAATTCTTCACAATAGCcgatcaaaaaatacatttttcttgaaCTAATTGCTTGTCGTACAATACCCGCTACTCTTATCATATTATGCTGCCGTTTTATTATAACTTCCGATGCAAATAAATTATGCCATGTACCAGTCATAAATTTTCGGATAAACAAATCTTCCACTACTGTTTCAGCAGGGCGTAACCCTCCAACTAAATTAGctaaaaaccaattaaattttttagtaataatgtAAACATTTAACCATCCACCATAAACATGATTCGATATTTACATGTATTCCAAGAATTCCAAGATTTACGATGAGCTATATAATGTGGAGGATTTGCCATTTCATATGTTAAAGGCTTATCTCTTCTTGTAGTTATTTTGTATCTTCCAGCTTGGACCTTACAAAGAACAGTTGTGGTTTGAAGGGATCGGGAAAATTTCGATAATTCATTTATTGcaagtatatttttgaaaatctaaaaaatatgaagttttttacttattacgttcaataaaaataattttgaatgaattaacTTACATTTTGCGAAAACATAGTCAAAGTTcccattttaaacaaattacttgctttttaataataatttttcgtcGCAAATTTAAAggttatataaaatgatatatattattGCAATAACAAACGCTACTCCCGAGTAAGTATATACTCTAACCTCGAAATGCACATCtatatgcaaaatttaatttattggatgtgtaattaataaaattttaattatagaattttctaataacgccatttttgtgatttaatagGGTTTAAGTTTAAGAgcgctaaaaaatttaaaaaatgaaatcaatgaaCAAGCAGAAACGGAATAAATATCACAACAAACCACGTAAAcctccaaaaaataatttaaaagaatcaaaatcAGACAGTGATGATGATGAACAACGAAATGAAATTACCACAGATTTTCCAGTGGCAATGTGGGATTTAAACCAATGTGATCCAAAAAAATGTTCAGGTCGTAAATTAGCGCGTTGGAATATGATAAAAACTCTGAAATTAGGCCAAAGATTTCAAGGATTAGTTCTAACACCCGTAGGTGAATGTAGTGTATCCCCAATGGATAGAAAAATTATCGAAGAACAAGGTATTGCAGTTGTAGATTGTTCATGGGCCCGTATTGATGAAATACCCGTTTCGCGAATGCGTACACCTTATCCAAgacttttaccatttttaatagCAGCGAATCCTATAAATTATGGTAAACCTTGCCAATTAAGTTGTGTAGAAGCTATTTCCGCTGCATTTTATATTGTTGGGATGAAAACCTTAGCTGAAGAATATATGTCGAAATTTTCATGGGGTCAtgcttttattgaattaaatgaagAACTTTTAGAGCGGTATTCATTATGTAAAGACAGCCAAGAAATTTTAGATGCACAAAACAATTATATTCATCAGGCTCAGATTGAAAGATCTTTAGCTCGAGAAGGTACtgaattcaaacaaaaacacaTGTATGTCACTATAAACaatgcaataattattttttctagaattaccAGATTATCCGTCATCCGATGAATCAGATTCCGAAGATGAAAAAACCGAAGAAAATGGTAAAGAAGTGAACGAAATCTCTGATGAAAAatgtgaataattaaaatagtttctatttatagttaattttataatatatatatatgatcataaaagtattttaactgttatttttttctcgaaatgTACTTGTAATATAGACattgaattcaattttcaaagttgtaaaagattcaaaatgaaaattgattgcGTCTAGCCGATCACTCGAAGTTAGAACAGAACCCGATACATCCATCCTactaatataaatgtaaaagtttgtatgtttgtaacTCAAAAGCAACTGAAGggactttgataaaatttgacgcACAAATAATGTACTACCTGGATTAGCACATACGGTACATTTTATTCTCAGAAATGTTAGGTTTCTATAGGGTAATCAAGAAATATCATCTTGAAATTTGATATAGATGCTGTAATTTCGTCTtggatcccaattaggatccaccttcacccatctgtttaccgaatgaaagcgAGTAAGACTAATAACAAAAACTCTGTTGGCCCATATACGCGATTAAACTTACGAACACACCGTTCATTTCGGTATTTTGTAAACAAGTAAACAAAACTTGGAGAATTTTGAATATAACAATgtataactgaaaaaaaatcttttcatgttttaaaaaattgtatattgtaaaataacaataGATTAATTATACGAATAataccaatattaaatatacttaaaaattacgaaaataacaattcttaaatctaatgtaaaaaaaaaaaatagaacgtgaaatattattaataacaaaattagattaaaaatacaaaatcatcTGCAATCATTATTTGGTTAGCCTCTGTCATTTTGTGTAAAGCTAgttgtatttcattttcattaaaaggtTCCATAGCATGCTCTGTGTTGATAAATTCGGTTACACTTTTAACACTGATAGCATCTTTTCTTTCTTCACGGAACATCCGTtgcaaactaattttaaatttacttaacctgaaaaatattaataaattaattacgattcaattgaaaaaatgtatgatttaaaattacctttcatcAGTTATGGAACCAGCAAGCTCTTGTGATATTTCTTGTAATGACGTGTCACCTCCTCCAACTTTAGACATTTCACTTCGAGTAGATCTACGAGTCAAATCACCTGGGTCTTGAGGTGTAACTTGTGTCATATCAACATCCTCCTGAGTACCCTCATCTACTGATTTCCTCATTCGTCGACTACGTTTAGGTCTCGATTCAACTTCTTCTTCTTCCTGTGTATGTTCTGTATGTACTTCTTCATCAGATTCTTCGTCTTCTGATTGATCACGACGtcgtttctttttcttttctttttccaaaacttttttgaagtatGCATATTGCACTAATTCAATTGCAGCTTCCGCATCAGAAACACTAATTATTGGAGATAATCTTGCTTTTGCATGTGCAGTCGCTAAACGAATTAATGTTTCCAAAGTACGAGCCGTTACTGGTTGAGTTCTAGCGACATCCATATCCATTGCATCTTCAGATCTAAGTTTGGAATATTCATCAGCAATGAGTTCAGTAGCCTCTTCAGTTAATTTTGGTTTCATCATTTTGgcaacataaatatatttacgcATAAAGCCAGCTGATAATATTCTTTCATTTCTAGCACGCGATTTCCCATGCAACAAAGgttcatatttttcatatacaggtactttattattttcatcatcGGCATCTGGATCATGTGTACTAAGCATTTCTACATTTAAACCCATGGGCAAGACTTCACCGTCTTGTTCACCTGGTTTTCTgaaatccaattaaataataaatcaagagatataataattaacaaagttAATTGTTTCAACTTCtataatttaacaacaaaaattttgtctaaaaagatcaaattgatccaaatttagtctgaaacttaatttaattcatttccttgtttatattggaaaaaaattattcaaaattcaattcaattcaattccatatttattaaattacgaaTTCAAATCGCAGCCAAGAAAGTAAGTActtcaaagattttttataccatgtatatatgaaatatacatagtattataagtttagtcccaagtttgtaacgcctaaaaatattgatgctacaaaaaaaaaattggtataggtgttcataaaatcacctaattaatccatttccggttgtccgtccgtccgtccgtccggctgtccggctgtccggccgtccgtccggctgtccggccgtccgtccgtccgtccgtctgtggtcacgattactcaaaaacgaaaagagatatcaagctgaaatttttacagcgtgcttaggacgtaaaaagtgaggtcaagttcgtaaatgagcaacatgggtcaattgggtcatgggtccgtagtacccatcttgtaaaccgttagagatagaataaaagtttaaatgtaaaaaatgttccttacaaaaaaataaacaacttttgtttgaaacatttttttgtaaagattattgtttacccgtgacagcgcaaattagttcagaacataattgttatgttatatatatatatataacacatagtatcaattatttgcatagcaacaacattgtttatttcaaacatatacgtcacttataagattgtattatttgtgtatccgtctgtggacacgataactcaaaaacgaaaaaagatatcgagctgaaatttttacagcgtactcaggacgtaaaaagtgaggtcaagttcgtaaatgagcatcataggtcaattgggacttaggtccgtaggacccatcttgtaaaccgttagagatagaacaaaagtttaattgtaaaaaatgttccttatcaaaaattaaacaactttagtttaaataattcttttgtaaacatcactgtttacccgtgagggcgacaattagggcggaaattttataatatgtactatacttgattatcagttatgtatgtgtcacatgttggtatatgtaatgtgataaagaaatcaacactgactatacatggtatttcaacaattaactcagtcaattgtttgttttcacttgtttatcctAGAGTTCTAAACTTTTTATACGTTATTTCAAACATGCGTCGATTCGGAACAGAAcagatatttgttttaatattcaatCTTATTTCCATATGCCAGTATCGCAAGATCTATGGATTAAGACACAAACTTAGactagtaaaaaattaatactaaattttttgtacctaTATCTATGCATACGAACGACATGATCTGAGATCATAGAATCAATTTCTGCATCTACCACATCCAACATAACAAATAGCAAATCGAAACGAGAAAGAAGTGAATCTTGCAATCCAATATTTTCCATGGGAGTTTTATACTGATCatactaaaaatgaaattacaattattagtttaaaaaaatttaataagaaattaattgCTTACCCGTCCATAAACTGGATTTGCAGCAGCCAACACAGAACATCGAGCATTTAAGCTAGCATGTATACCAGCTTTTGAAATTGTAACTCTTCCCTGTTCCATGACTTCATGTATAGCTGTTCTATCGATATCTGACATTTTGTCAAATTCATCAATGCATACTACTCCTCGATCTGCCAGAACCATAGCTCCTGCTTCCAatctgaaaatttgtataaattaattcaagaaaaattgttGTGTGGGAAGACCGTAATTTTCGTAAGTTGACAGTTGACATAAATCCAAAATTCAGATTTATTACCATTCTTTaggattcaaaattttgaatgggTTTGAATCGCAGTGAatagaaatatcaatttttactcagattttttgcaaaatatgaaTTCTTATCATTATTTGAACAAGGCTCTTGCATTTCGTGGTTTCTGGATCGATtcttagttaaaattatatttttcattaaatgaattaattctgAATGTTTAAGCTTAAAAGTACACAAGTTTTAAAAATGACCGGTGTTGATTTAAATGAATaccattataattttatttttggcatATAGTTaccaaaataacaaattttcagaTTTATCTTTGCTTTACTTTGATGCGCTTGAAAAAATGCATTCTATGCtccatgaaaatttaaaaacgattcTTATGAGTAAATTTCAAATACCTTCGTTCACCAGTTTCCTGATCAGTAGTAACAGCAGCTGTTAAACCTACACCTGAAGAACCACGACCGGTAGTAGGTATAGCACGAGGCGCTGTATAAAGCACGTATCGTAGTAATTGAGATTTCGCAACACTAGGATCACCAATCAACAATATATTAATATCACCACGAAGTCGTGTACCattctttaaaactttttcaattccACCAACTAATAAGCATAAAATTGCTCGTTTAATAAAATCGTGACCATGAATTGACGGAGCTAATGATCggcttaaaatttcaatgatgtctttgctttttgctaattttttgcaaacaacAACATCTTCTCTTGAAATTGATCGAGTAGATTCCTTACTCAATTGCGAAATGTTGTTGGCAATCACAATagttctgaaaataaaatattgaattgttaaatcaattctaaaaggagacaagtaaaataaaattattccgtctaaaaaaagttcaattttattCATGCACTTTGGTAAGCAAAGATAATTCTTACCTAAAAGTACCGTTTGTAAATCCTCCTTGTTTGCTAGGTAAACATCTGAAATTTCCAACGACTTGAATTCGATCGCCAGGTTTGCAAAGATCAACTAAATCATCATCACAAATCACATCTACAGATCGTGGCAACTGACCCGCAGGTGCTTTTTCTGGCATTTCTTGTAATGATATTGTTTGATGATCTTTATAAGTCGATAAACCGAATTCAGTTTCCAATAAATTGCCATCTTCATCCTATAAAATccgttgaatttaaaaaaaaaaaatttagcaaataaTCTAAATATTCCATACCTTAGTGGGGTACACTGAACTAGTTGGAAAAGCTTCTAAAGATGTTAAATCGGCATATTTTCTTTCCATAACTTTCTTTGTGGCTGGGCAATAATGAACACTTCTCACAACTTTTGGTCGAATTAATGAAcctaatttcaaaacaaattgaattagTAAATTATTTGGCAAGTGATATACGGgtcaagaataataatattactaacATCGTGTAACAATTCCTTCCACACATATAAGATTTCCCAAATATTTGGATGTTAATGATCGTGGAGTAACATGTTTGTTTCCAAAACTCCCTTCGAACGCAACGAAAAATTCGGTGTTGTCTTTGCTATATGTTGAATCTATACTTGCAACATATTCTTTAAGTGCTTTTTGAAAGGCTACTTGTTCCTCGAACGATTTGCTCAATAAAGCGGCGGCTCGTTCGGGATTTTTGCGTCGCAAATCATTAACATTAACAACTAATCTACGTTTATCATCTGCTAGCATATTTTTTACTGCATTCATATATATTCCTTGATCCTcctagaaatagaaaaaatttattattttactatattaaatGTTTGTCTGCAACTAGTTACCCCATCGTCTAAAAAGTTAAGATAATCTCTTTGAATATCTCGTAAATGTTGATCCAATTCTTGGTCATCcatatttgtatgtttattttaaaattttacttcacTAAATTAACTCTgagtttattgttttaataaaatttgaacaaaaattttaacacaaaacaaTACTTATAACTTTACAAATGTATGCAAGTATTTTGCGCGGGAAACTGAAATAAGTGTagccaacttttaaaaaaaagaacatctgctaaatttgaaaaatgttcccaacaaaaagaagtaaaaatttaaatataatgcgGTATTATATCAATTCATAACTATAATATGATGTAGCCATCCTtagcgaaataaaaaattgtagctatactattattattattactatttcctATTATGGTGAATAGTAGTAGTACCgtaagatttttataatatagtcCCCTTGAGTAGTACTTtcaattttgtctttttatttgaaactaacGAGAACAATAAAAGCGATGATATGATGATATGATGATGAGGACTGTAATgagaataaaatgataattacatGGAAACAGTAATGAAGAAATTTCGCTTTGTGTAAGTAGTAATGTATCCTAATAATAACTAATGTTAAAGACAATGCATGAaaccttttcaaattttgattgagtaaatttctttcaaatattaaaatgataagaTCGCAAcctcgattttcaaaatttctatgccTCCACTATAAATTTTCTactctattaaaattaaattaggatTGATTTTTTTACCGGACTGCGCGACGCAAAGAaatggtaatgtgtttatcagtctatgtatgtgtgttccttTGTAACACACCAGAGACGAAATGCGCGGGACGGGCCGATCTTGGTGATTCTTATATCAATCGATTTCTCTTAATCTTTCGAGTCTCACTGAAGATATgccaataatgaaaattcaatatggcgaccaccagtggggtatcattgaatGGCTATTcaatagacaaatcgattgacgtaaaaatcattaaaatctagaGCGCCACAAAGGaccaaacatacaaacattagCTGAAAATGAATGTCgaactatatatatacatatatatatatatatggtaagTGAGGTatcatagaccttttcatttcaattacgattcattattgtttcggacagacaagttggacaaagatacaaggtatttgttattcattttataacatTAGTTTTTTTGACATACTATCCGAAAAAAaaggtaatcactttttaaaatgaaaaggtctatcgGATAGGTTTTAACAATTAGGGCcaattaaaatctagaccggctcaaatcttcccaataatgggtcccgatTATTGTAGTCGCTAGTTattactggacttgtttttttcttttcagtttttatttaactcagtcgaattttttgttttttttaaactaatttttttattagttgcGATTTATTCACTTACTTTTGAGAGctgtaaataaaattagcaATTAGTTCTCGAAATCGAACTGTATTTTGTCAGACACAAaggcaaatttaaatttataaaatataatatttaataaaatatagctttttattttttgataagtaaaAATATGGTGTAatctttatttacaatataaacttaatataacagttattaacataattacagagggtttgtttacattataataataataaaggataCATGACATGGTACATAATCAGAtactaaaaattatgaataattaaattttccgtCAACATCAATTTGACCCCCTACTGTATCCCATACCTCACGTTTAcgcaaattcaattaaaacatcACCTTCACTAACGGCTTCAGCTTTTTTGACATTCACTCGTTTGATAATACCAGAAATTGCAGCAATCAttgaattttgcattttcattgcctctaaaaaattaagtaaagtaATAAGTATTgacttaaataattcaaaataaattaaaaaaagaaatatttcttgtaTTCTTTAATACAAAATAGTATCTTAGCCTGCAATACAAGAGTTATAGACATCAAAGAGAACTGACCAATGGTTTCTAACTATAGGAACGCAAACCTTACCTATTACACAAAGTTGTTGACCTTCTGTAACTTTGTCACCTTCAACAACATCTACAGCTGTGATTAATCCAGGCATAGGGGCGACTATAGATTTATCTAttgttttattcactttttcagGCATTAATTTGCGTAATTTTGATGCCAAtacattttctacttttattgGAACAACAGTAcctttaaatctaaaatttttttaaaattaaattattttagatccCATTAAAGTATCgtctaaattttataatatataaatagagTTTcacttaaatattgtttaaactttgATTCTGAATTCTGATAGTTCTTAATGAGTGAGGAGATCAAAAATCTTTACTAGCAAAAAGGGTTATGAATATGGATTTATAAGCACAAAAAACCTATgcaaaaatatacacaaacataaaaaaaaaattttttttatataagttgttattttgtatgtattatcTATTTccataaatcttaaaaaattgaactaaCGTCCAGTGTTTTTTCTCTTAAGGCGAATATTACACCAGATATACAAGCCAGTAGGCATGTACTAATGGCATTTGGGCTTTAATCTCACGCCCATATGTCAAGAACCCCTGTTCGTATGGCTTTATGTCCGTGGAATCATGCGTATACTCATCGAGGTCTATCAGCATCCACAGTTTCAGAAATGAGTAAaactca from Chrysoperla carnea chromosome 2, inChrCarn1.1, whole genome shotgun sequence includes these protein-coding regions:
- the LOC123292038 gene encoding 18S rRNA aminocarboxypropyltransferase, whose product is MKSMNKQKRNKYHNKPRKPPKNNLKESKSDSDDDEQRNEITTDFPVAMWDLNQCDPKKCSGRKLARWNMIKTLKLGQRFQGLVLTPVGECSVSPMDRKIIEEQGIAVVDCSWARIDEIPVSRMRTPYPRLLPFLIAANPINYGKPCQLSCVEAISAAFYIVGMKTLAEEYMSKFSWGHAFIELNEELLERYSLCKDSQEILDAQNNYIHQAQIERSLAREELPDYPSSDESDSEDEKTEENGKEVNEISDEKCE
- the LOC123291445 gene encoding DNA replication licensing factor Mcm3 isoform X2, yielding MDDQELDQHLRDIQRDYLNFLDDGEDQGIYMNAVKNMLADDKRRLVVNVNDLRRKNPERAAALLSKSFEEQVAFQKALKEYVASIDSTYSKDNTEFFVAFEGSFGNKHVTPRSLTSKYLGNLICVEGIVTRCSLIRPKVVRSVHYCPATKKVMERKYADLTSLEAFPTSSVYPTKDEDGNLLETEFGLSTYKDHQTISLQEMPEKAPAGQLPRSVDVICDDDLVDLCKPGDRIQVVGNFRCLPSKQGGFTNGTFRTIVIANNISQLSKESTRSISREDVVVCKKLAKSKDIIEILSRSLAPSIHGHDFIKRAILCLLVGGIEKVLKNGTRLRGDINILLIGDPSVAKSQLLRYVLYTAPRAIPTTGRGSSGVGLTAAVTTDQETGERRLEAGAMVLADRGVVCIDEFDKMSDIDRTAIHEVMEQGRVTISKAGIHASLNARCSVLAAANPVYGRYDQYKTPMENIGLQDSLLSRFDLLFVMLDVVDAEIDSMISDHVVRMHRYRKPGEQDGEVLPMGLNVEMLSTHDPDADDENNKVPVYEKYEPLLHGKSRARNERILSAGFMRKYIYVAKMMKPKLTEEATELIADEYSKLRSEDAMDMDVARTQPVTARTLETLIRLATAHAKARLSPIISVSDAEAAIELVQYAYFKKVLEKEKKKKRRRDQSEDEESDEEVHTEHTQEEEEVESRPKRSRRMRKSVDEVRLSKFKISLQRMFREERKDAISVKSVTEFINTEHAMEPFNENEIQLALHKMTEANQIMIADDFVFLI
- the LOC123292039 gene encoding 28S ribosomal protein S24, mitochondrial; its protein translation is MGTLTMFSQNIFKNILAINELSKFSRSLQTTTVLCKVQAGRYKITTRRDKPLTYEMANPPHYIAHRKSWNSWNTSNLVGGLRPAETVVEDLFIRKFMTGTWHNLFASEVIIKRQHNMIRVAGIVRQAISSRKMYFLIGYCEELLSNWLQCPVKLELQTVADKKDVIFKYI
- the LOC123291445 gene encoding DNA replication licensing factor Mcm3 isoform X1 → MDDQELDQHLRDIQRDYLNFLDDGEDQGIYMNAVKNMLADDKRRLVVNVNDLRRKNPERAAALLSKSFEEQVAFQKALKEYVASIDSTYSKDNTEFFVAFEGSFGNKHVTPRSLTSKYLGNLICVEGIVTRCSLIRPKVVRSVHYCPATKKVMERKYADLTSLEAFPTSSVYPTKDEDGNLLETEFGLSTYKDHQTISLQEMPEKAPAGQLPRSVDVICDDDLVDLCKPGDRIQVVGNFRCLPSKQGGFTNGTFRTIVIANNISQLSKESTRSISREDVVVCKKLAKSKDIIEILSRSLAPSIHGHDFIKRAILCLLVGGIEKVLKNGTRLRGDINILLIGDPSVAKSQLLRYVLYTAPRAIPTTGRGSSGVGLTAAVTTDQETGERRLEAGAMVLADRGVVCIDEFDKMSDIDRTAIHEVMEQGRVTISKAGIHASLNARCSVLAAANPVYGRYDQYKTPMENIGLQDSLLSRFDLLFVMLDVVDAEIDSMISDHVVRMHRYRKPGEQDGEVLPMGLNVEMLSTHDPDADDENNKVPVYEKYEPLLHGKSRARNERILSAGFMRKYIYVAKMMKPKLTEEATELIADEYSKLRSEDAMDMDVARTQPVTARTLETLIRLATAHAKARLSPIISVSDAEAAIELVQYAYFKKVLEKEKKKKRRRDQSEDEESDEEVHTEHTQEEEEVESRPKRSRRMRKSVDEGTQEDVDMTQVTPQDPGDLTRRSTRSEMSKVGGGDTSLQEISQELAGSITDERLSKFKISLQRMFREERKDAISVKSVTEFINTEHAMEPFNENEIQLALHKMTEANQIMIADDFVFLI